From one Lolium rigidum isolate FL_2022 chromosome 4, APGP_CSIRO_Lrig_0.1, whole genome shotgun sequence genomic stretch:
- the LOC124708703 gene encoding uncharacterized protein LOC124708703, giving the protein MGNRSRPSVAKEAMEPIDEEAESPSREAQPSRYRQLKCSEAKSGEMYLDRIPNFHCKSLPSRRLEANSEDSFMHSRGSMYQSSSDVSRLRKLQDGRKKLDSAYGRDTVMSFGTSDSSTQPSTSGACLVPERSRSYKSRSSINRSCESIQDAREFLDISSREVPYQNSRAGRPRKDCNLLTADVKDDFLQLPVEEDTAKFSCGNTAPHLLEGSCSEGTRSSCQYPLGVHSDAINHGKGDLVSNLPKSLSAKACVSDDACPSDSGDGVDGKKKARSNPFRKIMDPFMKSKSMRNPSRMEMVDEKCGNPPVRGKDSALRKPLLSGNARTEHSSAPTCQTSGEARPMTVTSSPTHLHAVLKLDPDEGAFGFEFSTKGLEESIYANTWKSGNELNWIYTFHSAGKRSSAVGRTSKDRRGCPPPIVGQMHVSSYLYSEVEEDGILNNSATSEFVLYDIAHARRSSAVDITQRKDATQPPFCNVVRNSISRESLERNNMLERRSTARSNSDALASCLWSQEDLHPHLEVAAVVIQVPFHKTGSKEVKAGSAPGTVKVVTTGGAHGLPRDDDTSPSPLLNRLKSGGQCDCGGWDMSCPIVVLDNAYDSYWVDSVMNESKHPMELFVKGNQEVLPALSMKVDAKGDLSVDFHARLSALQAFSVCISLLHCSEASSAIGIEKFKHRLYCSSLKILLKEEVKQLIETVTGKEKKKVKRRKGKTPSIVNGPPFSPMGRV; this is encoded by the exons ATGGGGAATCGTTCTCGTCCGAGTGTGGCAAAGGAAGCCATGGAACCGATTGACGAAGAAGCAGAGAGTCCTAGCAGGGAAGCACAACCGAGCAGATATCGTCAGTTGAAGTGTTCCGAAGCAAAATCGGGGGAAATGTACCTCGACCGGATACCAAACTTCCATTGCAAAAGCCTGCCTTCAAGACGCCTTGAGGCAAACTCAGAAGATAGCTTCATGCATAGTCGTGGTTCTATGTACCAGAGCTCCAGTGATGTTAGCAGACTCAGGAAACTCCAAGACGGGAGGAAGAAATTAGATTCTGCGTACGGAAGAGATACAGTTATGTCATTTGGGACTTCAGATTCATCCACCCAGCCAAGCACAAGTGGAGCTTGCTTGGTTCCTGAACGAAGCCGTTCATACAAGTCGAGGTCTTCTATTAACAGAAGTTGTGAATCTATTCAAGATGCCAGGGAGTTTCTGGACATTTCTTCGCGCGAGGTTCCTTATCAGAACTCGAGGGCTGGAAGGCCACGAAAGGACTGCAATTTGTTGACAGCTGATGTAAAAGATGATTTCCTACAATTACCTGTTGAGGAAGACACCGCTAAATTTTCCTGCGGAAATACGGCTCCTCATTTGCTAGAAGGCAGTTGTAGTGAAGGTACAAGATCAAGCTGCCAATATCCTCTTGGTGTTCATTCTGATGCAATCAATCATGGCAAAGGTGATTTGGTGagtaatctgcccaagtcattgtCAGCTAAGGCGTGTGTTTCTGATGATGCCTGTCCATCAGATAGTGGTGATGGTGTTGACGGCAAGAAAAAAGCTCGATCTAATCCATTCAGAAAAATTATGGATCCTTTCATGAAGTCCAAGTCTATGAGGAATCCCTCCCGCATGGAGATGGTAGATGAGAAATGTGGCAATCCACCAGTTAGAGGAAAAGATAGCGCACTGCGCAAACCTTTGTTGAGTGGTAACGCCAGAACTGAACACAGCTCCGCACCTACATGCCAGACAAGTGGGGAAGCCCGTCCTATGACCGTTACTTCATCACCAACTCACCTTCATGCTGTTCTTAAACTGGATCCTGATGAGGGTGCTTTTGGTTTCGAGTTTTCTACCAAGGGTCTGGAAGAATCCATTTATGCTAATACATGGAAATCCGGAAATGAACTGAACTGGATTTACACTTTCCATAGCGCTGGCAAACGATCTAGTGCCGTGGGAAGGACCTCCAAGGATAGGCGTGGGTGTCCTCCTCCAATTGTTGGTCAGATGCATGTGTCTTCCTATCTCTACTCTGAAGTTGAAGAAGATGGTATTTTGAATAACTCAGCCACTAGCGAGTTTGTTTTGTATGACATTGCTCATGCCCGACGGAGCTCTGCTGTCGATATAACTCAACGTAAAGATGCCACCCAACCACCATTCTGCAATGTTGTCCGTAATTCAATCTCTAGAGAGTCTCTAGAGAGAAATAATATGCTGGAGCGGAGAAGTACTGCAAGAAGTAACTCAGACGCATTGGCATCTTGTCTTTGGTCCCAAGAAGATCTGCATCCTCATTTGGAGGTTGCAGCTGTTGTAATCCAAGTGCCGTTCCACAAAACAGGGTCCAAAGAAGTGAAAGCTGGCTCAGCACCTGGTACGGTCAAAGTGGTTACAACAGGCGGGGCACACGGGTTACCAAGAGATGATGACACCAGCCCATCACCGTTACTTAACCGTCTGAAGAGCGGTGGACAGTGCGACTGTGGTGGATGGGACATGTCTTGCCCAATCGTTGTCCTTGACAATGCATATGATAGTTATTGGGTTGATTCTGTGATGAATGAAAGCAAGCATCCTATGGAGCTATTTGTTAAG GGTAACCAAGAAGTTCTCCCTGCTCTTTCAATGAAAGTAGATGCGAAAGGGGATCTCTCCGTGGATTTTCATGCACGATTATCAGCACTGCAGGCATTTTCAGTCTGCATTTCATTGCTTCACTGCTCTGAAGCTTCTTCAGCCATTGGTATAGAGAAATTCAAGCACAGGCTCTATTGTAGCTCATTGAAGATACTCTTGAAAGAAGAAGTGAAGCAGTTAATTGAAACAGTAacagggaaagagaagaaaaaagtgAAGAGGAGGAAAGGAAAAACTCCATCTATTGTCAACGGCCCTCCCTTCTCACCCATGGGAAGagtatag